In Pseudomonas sp. MTM4, one genomic interval encodes:
- a CDS encoding helix-turn-helix transcriptional regulator: MTIDVNEALKALANPMRLAILNWLKDPRTVFPEQEVDPETVGVCVSIIQERTGLSQSTTSLYLAALQRAQLVTSQRIGPWTYYKRHDENIDAFFKALQERI, from the coding sequence ATGACTATTGACGTCAACGAAGCCCTGAAAGCATTGGCGAACCCGATGCGCCTTGCCATCCTCAATTGGCTCAAGGATCCCAGGACAGTCTTTCCCGAGCAGGAAGTCGACCCAGAAACGGTAGGCGTGTGCGTCAGTATCATCCAAGAGCGCACGGGCCTCTCGCAGTCAACGACATCGCTTTATCTCGCAGCTCTACAGCGCGCGCAATTGGTGACATCGCAGCGGATCGGCCCCTGGACCTACTACAAACGCCACGATGAGAATATCGATGCCTTCTTCAAGGCGCTGCAAGAAAGAATCTAG
- a CDS encoding LLM class oxidoreductase, with protein MYQPSTIPYQEHRGFKRTFRQGHLSLGLFFPLEAFEGDTPSMLDQVALAKRAEALGFSALWFRDVPLRDPSFGDVGQVFDPWVYLGYIAAHTTKIALGTASIALTLRNPLHTAKAAASIDQLSGGRLLLGVASGDRPVEFPAFSVDPEQRGETFQENLNVIRQAHRTHFEPIRWSHGELLGADLVPKPTTREIPLFVTGHSRQPLDWIARESHGWINYPRPPKMQRLIVEDWRQETAKQCGTIYKPFLQSLYIDLDEHPSTPPSPIHLGFRLGRNHLRALLDTLQEIGVDHVILNLKYSKRPAAEVIEELGKHIVPQFGAQVPDSPT; from the coding sequence ATGTACCAACCGAGCACGATCCCCTACCAAGAGCATAGGGGATTCAAACGAACCTTCAGGCAGGGTCATCTAAGCCTTGGGCTGTTCTTTCCCCTGGAGGCTTTCGAAGGTGATACACCGAGCATGCTAGATCAGGTCGCGCTGGCCAAACGTGCAGAGGCACTTGGTTTTTCGGCGCTCTGGTTTCGCGACGTCCCGCTCAGGGACCCAAGCTTCGGTGATGTCGGCCAGGTTTTCGACCCTTGGGTGTATCTGGGCTACATCGCAGCCCATACAACAAAAATCGCACTAGGCACCGCCTCCATCGCCCTTACTTTGCGTAATCCCTTGCACACGGCAAAGGCCGCAGCGAGCATTGATCAATTGAGCGGAGGTCGCTTGCTCCTGGGAGTAGCCTCTGGCGATCGTCCCGTGGAGTTTCCCGCATTCAGCGTTGATCCAGAACAGCGTGGCGAGACCTTTCAAGAAAACCTCAATGTGATACGCCAAGCCCATCGAACACACTTCGAGCCCATTCGCTGGAGTCACGGCGAGTTACTGGGGGCCGATCTCGTTCCCAAACCTACGACTCGGGAAATACCGCTATTCGTAACCGGACACAGCCGCCAGCCGCTCGATTGGATCGCGCGTGAAAGCCATGGATGGATCAACTATCCACGTCCGCCAAAAATGCAGCGACTCATCGTGGAAGATTGGCGACAGGAAACGGCTAAACAATGTGGCACTATCTACAAGCCGTTCTTGCAATCGCTGTATATCGACCTGGACGAACACCCATCCACGCCACCCTCGCCTATCCATCTAGGATTCCGACTGGGACGTAACCACCTGCGGGCCTTGCTGGATACACTTCAGGAAATCGGTGTAGATCACGTCATCCTGAACCTCAAGTATAGTAAACGCCCCGCAGCAGAGGTTATCGAGGAACTTGGCAAACATATCGTCCCGCAATTCGGCGCACAGGTGCCCGATAGTCCTACCTGA
- a CDS encoding alkene reductase: MTHSELFKTTQLGPYTLKNRIVLPPLTRSRSSQPGNIANDLMATYYRQRSGAGFMVTEGTQIEPRGQGYAWTPGIHSPEQIQGWRKVTDAVHAEGGVIFAQLWHVGRVSHTSLQPGGEAPVAPSAIRADNVKVFIETGPGTGTLADPSTPRALSTKEVKELVELYAQAARNALDAGFDGVELHCANGYLVNQFISAHTNQRDDEYGGSLQNRLRFLREITLAVAGVVGKERVGVRFAPLFATTDEDRVYLGLVEEDPHQTYIEAVKILEEVGIAYLSLAEADWENAPELPETFREAVRKTFSGKIIYAGKYTAERGNRVIKAGWGDLIAFGRPFIANPDLPARIANNWPLNPVDPSSMYGGTDKGYTDYPTYKS; encoded by the coding sequence ATGACACACTCAGAACTTTTTAAAACCACTCAGCTGGGCCCATACACCCTCAAGAACCGTATCGTTCTGCCGCCACTGACGCGTTCACGCAGCTCTCAACCCGGCAATATTGCGAACGACCTAATGGCCACATATTACCGTCAGCGCAGCGGTGCTGGCTTCATGGTGACCGAGGGCACACAGATCGAACCCCGAGGACAGGGTTATGCCTGGACACCTGGCATTCATAGCCCGGAACAGATACAAGGCTGGCGTAAGGTCACCGACGCTGTTCACGCCGAAGGGGGGGTGATCTTTGCTCAACTTTGGCATGTGGGCCGCGTGTCGCACACGTCGCTGCAACCCGGTGGTGAAGCGCCCGTCGCGCCATCAGCCATCCGCGCGGACAACGTCAAGGTGTTCATCGAAACTGGCCCCGGCACGGGTACACTGGCCGACCCTTCGACCCCACGAGCCCTGTCCACCAAGGAGGTAAAGGAACTGGTTGAGCTCTACGCCCAAGCAGCCCGAAATGCTTTGGACGCAGGTTTTGACGGGGTGGAGCTTCACTGCGCGAATGGGTACCTGGTAAACCAGTTCATTTCGGCGCATACCAACCAGCGTGATGATGAATATGGCGGTTCGCTGCAGAACCGTCTTCGCTTCCTGCGCGAAATCACCCTCGCCGTTGCTGGTGTCGTCGGCAAGGAGCGCGTTGGCGTTCGCTTCGCCCCGCTGTTCGCGACCACAGACGAAGACCGCGTCTACCTTGGCCTGGTCGAAGAAGATCCTCACCAAACCTACATCGAGGCAGTGAAGATCCTCGAGGAAGTAGGCATTGCCTACCTGTCGCTCGCCGAAGCCGATTGGGAAAACGCACCCGAGCTGCCTGAGACGTTCCGGGAAGCTGTTCGTAAGACCTTCAGCGGCAAGATTATCTATGCCGGCAAGTACACCGCTGAACGAGGAAATCGCGTGATAAAAGCTGGCTGGGGCGACCTGATCGCTTTTGGCCGCCCCTTCATTGCGAACCCCGACCTGCCCGCTCGTATCGCCAACAACTGGCCGCTTAACCCAGTTGATCCAAGCAGCATGTACGGCGGTACCGATAAGGGCTACACCGACTACCCGACTTACAAATCCTAA
- a CDS encoding aldehyde dehydrogenase family protein, whose translation MKDSSDTHPNHLPDSSYGLFIDNQWVSDEYGETLDIINPANGKILTNIPNATAADVDRAVQAAQRAFMTWRTTSPAERANALLKIADLLEADADRFAVLETLDVGKPIRESRSVDIPLAIDHFRYFAGVIRSQSDEAVMLDEQTLSIALSEPLGVVGQVIPWNFPLLMAAWKIAPAIAAGNTVVIKPSELTPVTILELAKIFAKVLPAGVVNIVTGLGTTVGQALLDHPDLRKLAFTGSTRVGELVANAAAKKIIPATLELGGKSANIVFPDANWDKAVEGAVLAILWNQGQVCESGARLFVHESIYERFLAELKHKFEAVRVGDPLNPDTMMGAQVSKSQMERILGYVDIAKQEGAEVLIGGGRLTGANYDAGFFIQPTILVGVRNDMRVAYEEIFGPVLCVIPFKDEAEVIAMANDSEYGLAGAVWTQDINRALRVARAVETGRMWVNTYHEIPAHAPFGGYKKSGLGRETHKSMLEAYSQKKNIYVSLNEAPLGLF comes from the coding sequence TCAACCCCGCCAACGGAAAAATTCTCACCAACATCCCAAACGCCACAGCTGCCGACGTCGACCGCGCGGTGCAGGCCGCACAGCGCGCCTTCATGACCTGGCGTACCACCTCACCTGCGGAACGCGCCAATGCGTTGTTGAAGATCGCCGACCTGCTGGAAGCCGATGCCGATCGGTTCGCCGTTCTGGAAACCCTTGATGTAGGTAAACCCATTCGTGAAAGTCGCTCCGTCGACATCCCGCTGGCAATTGATCACTTCCGCTACTTCGCCGGCGTAATCCGCAGCCAATCGGATGAGGCGGTCATGCTGGATGAGCAAACACTCAGCATCGCTCTCAGTGAACCCCTCGGAGTTGTGGGCCAAGTGATTCCGTGGAACTTCCCGCTGCTTATGGCCGCCTGGAAGATCGCTCCGGCCATCGCAGCGGGTAACACCGTAGTCATCAAACCTTCCGAGCTGACCCCGGTAACCATCCTCGAACTGGCGAAGATCTTCGCTAAGGTACTTCCAGCCGGCGTGGTCAACATCGTCACAGGCTTAGGCACCACAGTTGGGCAGGCGTTACTGGATCATCCGGACCTGCGCAAGCTTGCCTTTACCGGCTCGACGCGTGTCGGCGAACTCGTCGCCAATGCGGCAGCGAAGAAAATCATTCCCGCCACCCTTGAACTGGGCGGCAAGTCGGCCAACATCGTTTTCCCCGATGCGAACTGGGACAAGGCCGTGGAAGGCGCAGTCCTCGCCATCCTGTGGAACCAAGGCCAAGTCTGCGAATCCGGCGCACGGCTGTTCGTTCACGAATCCATCTACGAACGATTCCTAGCTGAGCTCAAGCATAAGTTCGAAGCTGTACGTGTGGGTGACCCACTGAACCCGGACACCATGATGGGTGCACAGGTCAGCAAGTCCCAGATGGAACGGATCCTCGGCTACGTCGATATCGCCAAACAGGAAGGCGCTGAGGTACTGATCGGCGGCGGTCGTCTCACAGGTGCCAATTACGATGCCGGCTTCTTCATCCAGCCAACGATTCTGGTCGGTGTTCGCAACGATATGCGCGTCGCCTACGAGGAAATTTTCGGCCCTGTTCTGTGCGTCATTCCTTTCAAGGATGAAGCGGAGGTCATCGCCATGGCCAACGACTCCGAGTACGGCCTAGCCGGTGCAGTCTGGACCCAAGACATCAACCGGGCGTTACGTGTGGCACGCGCGGTGGAAACCGGACGTATGTGGGTAAATACCTACCATGAGATCCCTGCCCATGCCCCCTTTGGTGGCTATAAGAAATCTGGCCTAGGACGGGAAACTCACAAGTCAATGCTGGAAGCCTACAGCCAGAAGAAGAACATCTACGTCAGCCTCAACGAAGCACCGCTCGGGCTCTTCTGA